One genomic region from Candidatus Angelobacter sp. encodes:
- a CDS encoding phosphoglucomutase/phosphomannomutase family protein, whose translation MGTIKFGTSGWRGLIARDFTFDNVRLATQGIADYLKAELADAISPVYGRKPTVILGHDTRFLGRELSLAAAEVLASNGLTPLLCNRDAPTPVIAHAIRVRKAIGGINMTASHNPAEYQGLKFSTHNGAPATPEVTKKIEINIATRLAENWNFNAVVVGTFECKTFDPQPAYFKQLRKLIDFAAIKKARLKVAVELMYGAGRGYLDTLLKDAGARITVFHNELNPLFGGRHPEPNAEGMAEVSRFVRSGKAQIGLGLDGDADRFGIVDRIGTWLTPNQVLALALYHLKKNRGWSGAVVRTVPTSHQVDAVAGLLGVKVHETPVGFKYIGALMESESIIVGGEESGGLSVKGHVPEKDGILACLLMAELVAMEGKSLGQILKELEKKSGEFHTDRINVRIPAEKKEALLNKLAGGLASIGPFKIEKFVTTDGYKFLLPGGEWVAFRASGTEPLIRCYIEAKSPAHMNRLRAACRKLLEN comes from the coding sequence ATGGGCACGATCAAGTTCGGGACGAGCGGCTGGCGCGGATTGATCGCGCGCGACTTCACTTTCGACAATGTTCGTCTCGCGACCCAGGGGATCGCCGATTATCTGAAGGCCGAACTGGCCGATGCCATCTCGCCGGTTTACGGCCGGAAACCAACCGTCATTCTGGGTCATGACACCCGTTTTTTGGGGCGTGAATTGTCCCTCGCCGCCGCCGAGGTGCTGGCCTCAAACGGCCTGACCCCCCTGCTCTGCAACCGCGACGCTCCGACGCCGGTCATCGCCCATGCAATCCGCGTCCGCAAAGCGATCGGCGGCATCAACATGACGGCCAGTCACAACCCGGCCGAGTATCAGGGACTGAAATTTTCGACACACAATGGCGCGCCGGCGACGCCCGAAGTCACGAAAAAGATCGAGATCAACATCGCCACACGGCTCGCCGAAAACTGGAATTTCAACGCAGTGGTTGTCGGCACCTTCGAGTGCAAAACGTTTGATCCACAGCCGGCCTACTTCAAACAACTGCGCAAACTGATCGATTTCGCAGCCATCAAGAAAGCACGGCTCAAGGTGGCCGTCGAGTTGATGTATGGCGCCGGGCGCGGTTATCTGGACACGTTGCTGAAGGACGCGGGCGCGAGGATAACGGTGTTTCACAACGAGTTAAACCCGCTGTTCGGCGGCCGTCATCCGGAACCGAACGCCGAGGGCATGGCCGAGGTGAGCAGGTTCGTTCGCAGTGGTAAGGCGCAGATCGGCCTGGGTCTTGACGGCGACGCAGACCGCTTCGGTATCGTTGACAGGATCGGAACGTGGCTGACACCGAACCAGGTGCTCGCCCTCGCCCTCTATCATCTGAAAAAGAACCGCGGTTGGTCCGGCGCGGTCGTGCGGACTGTTCCGACAAGCCATCAGGTGGATGCCGTTGCCGGATTGCTTGGCGTGAAGGTGCATGAGACGCCCGTCGGTTTCAAATACATCGGCGCACTGATGGAAAGCGAATCGATCATCGTCGGCGGCGAGGAATCCGGCGGCTTGAGCGTCAAGGGCCACGTGCCCGAAAAGGATGGCATTCTCGCCTGCCTGCTCATGGCCGAACTGGTGGCAATGGAGGGGAAATCACTTGGCCAAATCCTGAAAGAACTGGAAAAGAAGAGCGGTGAATTTCACACCGACCGGATCAATGTCAGGATTCCGGCGGAGAAAAAAGAGGCCTTGTTGAACAAACTGGCCGGAGGCCTGGCCTCCATCGGGCCATTCAAGATCGAAAAGTTTGTCACGACGGACGGCTACAAATTCCTTTTGCCGG
- a CDS encoding NADH-quinone oxidoreductase subunit A, with the protein MDSQLAQYIPVLILAAAAVLFAGATLVLSVLVGKWANKNRLRWTSKTKNVPYECGMLPIGEGNTRLSVKFHLVAMLFILFDIEVVFLYPWAVIYREMLKENAGLIFGSMISFLAILFVGYVYALKKKAFDWKN; encoded by the coding sequence ATGGATTCGCAGTTGGCCCAGTATATTCCGGTATTGATTCTCGCTGCGGCGGCGGTCTTATTCGCGGGCGCCACGCTCGTCCTTTCTGTTTTGGTCGGCAAATGGGCCAACAAAAACCGGCTCAGGTGGACGTCCAAAACGAAAAACGTCCCCTACGAATGCGGCATGTTGCCGATCGGGGAGGGTAACACGCGCCTTTCCGTGAAATTCCACCTCGTCGCGATGCTGTTCATACTTTTCGACATCGAGGTCGTGTTTCTCTACCCGTGGGCGGTAATTTACAGGGAAATGTTGAAGGAGAACGCCGGTCTGATTTTCGGGTCGATGATTTCGTTTCTCGCGATTCTGTTCGTCGGTTATGTTTATGCGCTGAAAAAAAAGGCCTTCGACTGGAAAAACTGA
- a CDS encoding MIP family channel protein has product MQRPLLKQCVAELIGTFALIFIGVGAINANPGLLGIALAHGLTIAVMVSATAGISGGHLNPAVTFGLWVGQQIDARKAIAYWISQLLGSVVAGILLVNLLGNAAHSGAEAVAAGTPDLSGIGAGKGTLIEAVLTFFLVFVVYGTAVDPRAPKIGGLAIGLTVALDILFGGPLTGAAMNPARTFGPAVASAHWSNHLVYWVGPMLGGAAAGLIYGRFLIKPDK; this is encoded by the coding sequence ATGCAACGGCCCCTGTTGAAACAGTGCGTTGCCGAGTTGATCGGGACATTCGCGCTCATCTTCATTGGCGTGGGCGCGATCAACGCCAATCCGGGTCTGCTGGGAATCGCGCTAGCCCACGGGTTGACCATCGCGGTGATGGTGTCGGCGACGGCCGGGATTTCCGGAGGCCACCTCAACCCGGCGGTCACATTCGGGCTGTGGGTTGGCCAACAGATCGACGCCCGAAAGGCGATCGCTTACTGGATTTCCCAGCTGTTGGGCTCGGTGGTCGCGGGGATTCTGCTGGTTAATCTGCTCGGCAATGCGGCGCACAGCGGCGCCGAAGCGGTTGCGGCCGGCACTCCCGATCTGAGCGGTATCGGTGCCGGCAAGGGAACCCTGATCGAGGCGGTGCTGACTTTTTTTCTCGTTTTTGTGGTGTACGGGACGGCGGTGGATCCGCGCGCGCCGAAGATCGGCGGGCTCGCCATCGGGCTGACCGTTGCCCTGGACATACTGTTTGGCGGGCCGCTGACGGGCGCGGCGATGAACCCGGCGCGTACGTTTGGACCGGCGGTTGCCAGCGCTCATTGGAGCAATCATCTGGTCTATTGGGTGGGTCCGATGCTTGGCGGCGCGGCGGCCGGTCTCATTTACGGAAGGTTTTTGATCAAGCCGGATAAATGA
- a CDS encoding tetratricopeptide repeat protein, protein MGSQATESTRMIELLAWAEANKKKLLVGTAVVALAIGGYAIYQWHHNESEAEASAALLKVDRPGLRMENGAEPSAQAFLEVASAHPGTSAAGRALLFAADALFRESKYAESKTQFENFLRDYPDNPLASTAGLGVAACLDAMNKTNEAFAAYEDVVNRFTGSVVVAPARLGLARLYEARNDFASALRIYDELTRPNAQSGWSSEAAMRREQLLSKHPELAKTNALSQPVTVSSPPSATLPQLTGTNQAPAKPANTK, encoded by the coding sequence ATGGGCTCTCAAGCAACCGAATCGACCCGGATGATCGAATTGCTCGCCTGGGCCGAGGCGAACAAAAAGAAGCTGCTGGTCGGGACCGCGGTCGTCGCTCTTGCGATCGGCGGCTATGCGATTTATCAGTGGCATCACAATGAGTCCGAGGCTGAAGCAAGCGCCGCCCTGCTCAAGGTGGACCGTCCGGGTCTCCGCATGGAAAACGGGGCGGAACCGAGCGCGCAGGCGTTTCTCGAGGTGGCTTCTGCGCATCCGGGCACGAGCGCCGCGGGCCGGGCCCTGCTGTTTGCCGCGGACGCCTTGTTCCGTGAGAGCAAATACGCGGAGTCGAAAACTCAATTTGAAAACTTTCTGCGAGATTATCCCGACAATCCGCTGGCGTCCACCGCCGGTCTGGGTGTGGCGGCATGTCTGGATGCGATGAACAAAACGAACGAGGCATTCGCGGCGTATGAGGACGTGGTGAATCGTTTTACGGGAAGCGTCGTTGTTGCCCCGGCGAGACTCGGCCTGGCGCGACTGTACGAGGCAAGGAACGACTTTGCGTCGGCCCTGCGAATTTACGACGAGCTGACGCGGCCAAACGCGCAGTCCGGGTGGAGCAGCGAAGCGGCGATGCGCCGCGAACAATTGTTGTCAAAGCATCCTGAACTGGCAAAGACCAACGCGCTGTCGCAGCCGGTGACCGTCTCGAGCCCCCCGTCAGCGACCTTGCCGCAGTTGACGGGGACCAATCAGGCACCGGCCAAACCGGCCAACACAAAATAG